CGTTCGCCGACTGAGCAATGCGCGAATTGCAGGAAATCTCCCGGCCGTTGTGCCGCGGGTGTGGATTGTGGGCATTGATGCCTCCTTTGGTGTTCCTCTACGTTCATCAGAGGTATCGGCCAGTCTGCGGAAAAGTTGCTTATGTGAGAAAGTGATGTGGCATATATGGGGGGTGTCGGGGGGGCGTGCTGTGGCAAACGACAGCCTGTGGCTGTCGGCAAACACAGCATGCTGATGAAGTCCGGCGGAACCGATCCAGGCTGGCCGGGCGTCCCCCGACTTTTCCGCCAGAGGCGGATCCGCCTTCGGCGGAAGCGACACCAGACCGGGCTTTGCCGGTCCGAGCGAATAGTTGCGTAAGCTTGACCTGTACCATATTGTGTGCAAATCTCATTGAGAAATGCACAGGAGGACGATGTGAGAACGAATGTTACCATCGATGGCCAGTTGGTTGAGGCGGTGCGGGTGGCGGCGGGCGTGACTACGAAGGCCAAGGCTGTGGTGGAGGCAATGCAAGAGTATCTGCGTTGGCATCGGATCGGGACCGTGCGGCGGTTTCAGGGCAAATTGCGATTTCGCCGCGATACCGCGGAGGCCCGGCACCGTGGCCGCTGAGCTGGTCATCCTCGATACGTCGATCTGGATCGAATACTTTCACGGCAAAGCCGCGGATCTCTGTCAGGACGTCGATGCACTGATCGCCACACGACGGTTACGCCATCTCACGGTCATTACGGCGGAACTGCTGCGCGGGGCCGTGGCCACGCGGGAGCGCCGTATCATTGCCCAGACGGTCGCATTCATTCCGCGGGTTCCGCTGACGGATGAATTCTGGATGACGGTCGGCGAGTTCTGCTTTGATTTGGCCCGCCAAGGGGTCGTCGCCCACTTGATCGACGCATGGATTGCGAAGGCCGCGATCAATGCACGCTGTGCCCTCTGGAGCCTGGACCATCACTTCAGCGCGATTGCCCGCCGCACGCCGCTCAGACTGTACGGGGGCGAGGTCGGCTAACCCCCATCCCTTCATGGTCAATAATCCGGAACCAACAGACCTGTGCTCATACGAGAGCATCTCATAATTCCTTATTGAACTGTGACGTCATTCTGAGCGAAGCCGCTGCGTCCGCCTCTGGCGGAAAGAATCCAGTGGAATCAACTGGATCCTTCGCCTAACGGCTCAGGATGACGTCTCTTACCTATTTATGAGATATGCTCTAGGAACATGGTCTGGTGTGTGACGATCGCTATGGATTTGGTTGAACGAGGGAGCAGGGCAAGTCCTGAGTGCGGAACAGACTGTGCGCAATGACACCACCGCCGCATGTCTCATACTCAGTTCGTAGCGCAGGCGGAGAAAAATTACGAAGCTCGATACGTCCGGAGCGAATGCCACACTTTCTTTTCAGTGCATCGGTAAAGGCGAAAGTCTCCGCAGCGAAGTTCGGCACGCACCCACTGATCCCAACGGAGTGGCCCGGCGGCGGTATTTCACCCCAACTTGGCACAAAATGGGCGCACCCGCTTGAACCGAAGAGGCTGCTGAGGCAAAAAGCGAACCGTGTCAGTGTGAGACGGAGAAACATCCCTCGCCCGTGGCCGTCGTGGACCTCTGCTGTCCTCCCGGCTGCGACGTGTTGTTTCCTGCCGGTCTCTTGCTGACGCAATGAGGTGCGGGAGCGGGAGTGCCCCACTGTCGTAGTGGCAAATGGTTGAATTCTAGGCATGACGACCTCCTGGTGCCCTCTGTATCGGCCGGCCCGCGAAATAGTTGCTTGCGATGGGCTATGTTCAGTATATATAATAAAATTATATATACGTATAAAATATTTATGTTCAAACTCCTCATTAAATCCGCGGTGCGCCGTAAAATCGTTGTCCTCTTTGCGCTAAATCCGGAAGTGCACTTGTATGCGCGGCAAGTGGCTCGGGAGCTTGACGAATCGCCGCATGCCGTCGGATTGGAGCTCAAGGCGTTAGTGGTCGGCGGGCTGCTGACTGCGCGTGGCGCGCTGCGCCGCCTGACGTATGTGTGGAATCCGGCGTATCCGTACGCAACACTGTTACAACAGGCCGCGGAGCGGTGGCGGGCCACGGGGCAGGCCGAGGCGGCGCGGATTCCGGATCTGGCGCAGCGGTCGCGGATGGATGCCAACCTGGCCCGACTCGTCCCCGCGATTGTGGAGCGGTATCGGCCGGAGAAAATCATCTTGTTTGGGTCGGCGGTCAGCGGCGTGGTCGGCCCGTATTCCGACCTGGACTTAGCGATCGTCAAGCAGACGGCGTTGCCGTTCAGTAAGCGCGCGCCGATGTTAGCCGGACTGGTCGATTACGATATCGATGTCGATTTTTTTATCTATACGCCGCGGGAGTTTGCGGTCGGGGCGCGGAACACGCCGTTCATCCGAGACGAGATCCTCAAGAAGGGGAGAGTGGTCTATGAAGCCACATGAGCGGTGGTTCTATTTTGCCGATCAAGACCTGGCCTTCGCGCGGGCGGGTTTTCGCGACGGGTTTTATGCCCATGTATGCAGTTTGAGCCAACAGGCGGTCGAAAAGGCGATGAAGGCCTATTTGGTGTGGAAGCAGCGCAATCCTCCGAAGACGCATGGCTTGCTCGCGCTCCACCGGCTGTTGGATGTTTCGTGGATGGAAGCGCATCTGCCGGCGCTGAAACGGTTGTCCGAATTTTATCTCCCGACGCGCTATCCCGACGCGATCGCCGGCACGTTGCCGGACGGTCTCCCCGATCGGGGCGATGCCAAACAGGCCCTCGCCTGGGCCGACGCGGTCGTACAATTGGTGCGTGGCAAGATGCGCGGTGCGCGGGGCGTCGGGTAGTTGCCGCCAGCCGCATCACTTGTTTCGGATGGCGAGTAATTCCTCGACGACGACCAGATCGCGATGCCGGCCGAGGGCTTGCTTGCTCTTGATCAAGTCATCGATGGCCATGAGATGACATTGACCACCAAACAACTCAATGGTGCTTGCGTGTCGCATGACGTCAATAAAATCACCAACGGCCGCGACGCGGGATACCAGATCAAGCACTCCAAGATCCGTCTCGAGGTCGAGATTTTTGATCCGACGGAGATCGTGCGGATGTTCCAAGAAGGATAACTTGTCTGATGTCATGCGGTGTCGGGGGTGTAGCGGCGCGAGGATGCGGCGCAGCTCCTGCAAGTGTTCGGGTGAAAAGGCGAGACAGATGTCGATGTCGCGGGTGGTTTGGTTGCATCCATGGAGCACTGCAGCGAAGCCACCGATCAGCACGAAGTCGAGCGGACTCTTAACGAGGAACTCGATGAGAGATTGGAGATGTTGCATGCGCCGCCGCTCGTTGCTCCCGTGTCATCTGGTGTAAGGTGTTGATCGTGTCAAGTGTGTCCTGATGTTGGGCAATGCGCGCTTCATATGACAGCTGCAGGTTGGCGCGCAGCATCCAGATGTCGACTCCGCGCTCTAGCCATTCCTGATCTTGAGGGGTGAGTGCATCCACTTAATCCTCACTCCGGCCGCCGCCGAGCAATCCGGTGCGGAGCAGCAAATAGAGCAGGTTCAACACGGCGGCCGCTGCGGCGGCGACGTAGGTCCACGCGGCGGCGTTCAATACCGCGCTGACGCCGCCCGAATCTGCGGGACTGATCAGGCCGAGCTGCGGGAGCAGGCGTTTGGCGCGCGCCGAGGCGTCGATTTCGACCGGCAGGGTGATGAATTGAAAAATCACGGCGACGGTAAAGAGCAAGATGCCGAATTTGACCATCGCGAACGCGTGAAGAAAGATGCCGAGGAAGATCAGGATATAGGAAAAATTACTCCCGAACATCGCGACCGGGGCCATCGCGTTGCGGAGCGCCAACGCGGCGTAGCCGGTGGCGTGTTGAATGGCGTGGCCGACTTCATGCGCGGCAATTGCTTGCGCCGCGACGGAGCGACTGTCGTAGACGCCAGGCGAGAGGCGGATGACGCGCGTCCGTGGGTCGTAGTGATCGCTGAGCATCCCATCCCCACCGAGGAAGGAAAAACCCCGCACCGGCTCCACGGGGACGTCTTGCAGCCCGTGTTGATCCAGAATTTTGCGGGCCACTTGCGCGCCCGTATACCCCGTGCCCGCCGGCACTTGGCTGTAGCGCGCAAAGGCCGATTTGACGCGAAACGTCGCCCATCCGGAAAACGCGAGCGCGACCAACGTGACGAGCAGATAGAGTGGATCGAAGTAGAACATAGCGTGTGCCTCCTCTAATGATAGGAGCAGGATATGGGGTAGCGGACTGAGGATGTCAATCGCGTCCGGAATTGTGTAGGGGGTGGTGAGTGTCATAATCTGCTGAATTTGCATGTAGTTTTTCCTACCGGTGTTGAATTTGAACTGCGCACCGTATTTTTCTCGCAACTTATTCGACCCGGCGCCGATAAGCTCAGTAACAGGAGGCATCACCATATGGCTGCGATCCATCCGTATCGACAGGCGCGCATCGCGGTACCAGGCAAACGTTTTCGGATGGGTTCGTCTCGTTCGGGTGAAGGCCCGGTGCGGGAGGTGACGGTGGCGGGGTTTGCGCTGGCAAAGTGCATGACCAGCGCTGGGCAATTCAAGGCCCATTGCACGGCGCAACAGACGCTCCCGTACGGACGCTTGTTGTTCAGTGCGGAGGGCCATGTGGTCGGGGCGCTGCGCGGAGCGACGAAAGAGCAGACCGGAGCGGCGGTGCTGCAGTTCGCGGTGAACGACGTGCGCTGGAGTATGGCGTCGGACTGGATGCAGTTGGTGCCGATGCCGGAGCAGTATGTCGCACGTTTTAGTAAGATTCCGCGGGCCGATTCCCGCTTCCTGGCTGACGAATTACCGGCTTCGATGATGTTCTGGGAAGAAGCCGCCTGCTATGCCCTCTGTGCGGGAGGGCGATTGCCGACCGAGGCCGAATATGAATTAGCGGCCCGTTCGGATGCATCAGGGAATGTGCGCGAAGGCGAGGACGTCGCGGGAACGGTGGATGGCACCGTGACGGTCGAGACCGCGCACTGCGGACAAAATTGGGACGCCGGTGGCCTATTGTCGGTGGATACCGGCAAGCCAGCGCATCCGCTGGGGTTCATGCACCTGGCTGGGAATCTGTGGATGTACTGTGCGGATCATTGGTCAGAGGCCCTCGATTCGACGGACGTCGACCAACCACTCCACTTTGCTGCGTCTGACTTACGACACGTGCTGCGCGGCGGGGCCTGGAGCAGTTATCCGGAGTACGCTCGCGCGTCCGCTCGCAACTACTGCGGCGACGACTACAACAGCAATGTGGGCGTTCGGGTGGCGTGGCCCCAGGACTCCCAATCGTAACCCTTTTATTTTCTTACCTTCAGCACCGGCATTCGGCTTGACGTGGAATTCAGCAGGTCATGCTGAAAGTCCCAACGAGTTGTTGAATGAGGACTCAACGGTTCGGCCGTTCCGGAAAGGTCCAGAGGGGCCCTTTTTCAACAGCCAGTTAGACATCAACCTAAAACGGATAATCCAACGTCGTATACACGGCGACGCCGTCGCGGGTGTAGCCGACGTCGATGCGGCCGAGCACGCTGGGGGGGGCACGCATTCGGAAGCCGACGCCGCCGGCGGGTTCGAAGTGGTGCGGCGCGATGTCGCGCAGTCGATGGAAAACTTGGCCGGCGCCGCAGAACGGATCGATCGAGAACGAGACCGGCGTATCGAAGATCCGCCACTCTTTAATGAGCACGCGGGCTTCGAGTTCGAGCAGTGCGGCGCCGTGATCGGTGAAGCGGCGACTGATGAAGCCGCGCAAATTGCGTTCGCCACCGAGATGCGATTGGTGGAAAAATGGGATTTGATCGCCAAGCAGTTGTTGAAACCAGAGGTTGCCGACCAGGGTCACGCGGCGCTGCGGCTGCCAGGCCGCTTTGCTGCGCAGCTCGACGCCGCCGAACGGCGTGTCGGGCCCGGTTAGTTGATGGGAAATGGTCCCGAGTAAGCTCACGAGCGCGCCGCGCGTGGGAAAGAACGTGCTGTCGCGCGAGTCCCAGCGCAGTCCTGCGCGATAACTGATTTGATGCGAATCGGCCACTTCGGGCAGCGCTCCGTACGTGGTCACCGTGTCGGCGAGCGCATCGATCGCGCGCGGTTGCAAGCCGAGTCGCGCCCAATCGAGTTGGCCGACGAGCGCGACATGTGGCGCGATCTCGAACGCGACTTCGCCCCAAATGCGGCCGAGCAGCGACGTGAAATTTGATTCGGCGTCTTTGGGGCGGTCGGGGCCGAAGCCGAAGAAGCGTTCGAACGGGTCTTCGATGTACAGGCCGTGCGCCTCCACGCGCAATCGATGATTGATCAGGCCGCTATTCACATAATCGATCGAGGCCTCGCGATAGAATTTGGTCGCGGCACCGCCGAAGAGCCGTAGTTCTTCATCCGCCGACGGCGTGAGGATCCAGATCCCGAAACCGTTGAATTGGATGATGCTGTTGTATTGCAACGCCGCCGCCATGATGCTGATGACGTTGTCTTGCGCGTCGTTTGCGGTCACAACAGGAAGCAGGCCGTACGTTTGGCCTTCGGCCGGATCGGTGGCGACGATGGGGACCGGGAAGAAGCGATAGTGCGCGTCTTTGAACAGGCGCGGCAGATCGGCGAGCGTGCCGGCGGCGGCCGGTGCGGCGTGCAGCCACAGTGCGATGCATGCGAGCCGTGCGGCGAGGCGGGAGCGCCACGTAATCATGAGCCGCCAAGGCATGGTTTTGGAGCGGCCGTGTCCGCAGCGGCGCGCGCCTGTTCGTTTTGTTGTGGGCCCGGCGGGATCACGGCCACGACGCAGACCTTGTCGACGGTGAGTTTGGTCACGAGCAGCGACGAGATCCATTGTTCCGATTCGGTCTGGTGGACGTTCATCCGGAAGATCAGCGCCCGCGGTGCGGGTGGCGAGCCCATCAGCCGCCATTCGGCCTTTTCGCCGATCGCGGAAAATCCGCCGCCCACGACGTGCATCAGCGGGAGTTCGTGCGACTTGCCCTTCGGGTCGATCAGCGTCAAGTAGCCGCGTTCGTCGGCATGCACGATTTTGACGGCGTATCCGCCAACGCCCGCGCAGCGCCATTCGATGTAGTCCGGCGGTCCTTCGCCGGGTTTCATTCCTTCTTGGATCAGCTTGCAACCTTCCCGTCCCAACGGGGTGTAGCGGCTTTCGGTTGCCGCTGCCGCGTGCAACAGTGGAGTGCTGCAGAGCAGCAACAAGGTGGCAACGCGGGTGATGCGGCGAGTGTTCATCAACATGTATCCTCCTCTTGCTCTTGGTGTGCCCGCGCTTTCTAGCGCAGCGGCGGTTTTTCGCAAGCGATGCGTGTCGGTGGGCGCAATGGCAATTGTCCGGGCGCCGTTTCTATGCGATATCGAAAATCTGGGGGGAGCCTATGGAGGGTGGTGTCATATTCGTACTGATCCTCGTGGTGTTGACGGCAATGGCGATGACCCGCTTCGGCGATTTGAAACGGGAACTGGCGCAGCTGCGCGCGGAATTGGCCACGGCCACGGCGTCGTGGCGGGAGTTGACGCAGCGCTTCGTGGCGTTGGAGGCCACATGGGCGAAGGGGCGGTCGACGACCGAGGCGGCGGCTTCATCGCCGGCCTCGGCAACCACTGACACGATTGTGCCTCCTGTCGCGCGCGCCACGGCCGAAGCCCAATCTATGCCGACGCGCACAGCGTCCGTTTCCCCGCAACCGACGCGCGCCGCTCCGCCCCCGCGCCGTCCGGCACCGCCGCCGCCTGCGCCGCCGAAGGGGCCGCTGATCGATTGGGAAAAATTCGTCGGCGTTAAACTGTTCTCCTGGATCGCCGGCGTGGCGTTAGTCATCGCGGCGATCTTTTTCTTGAGCTACTCGGTGGAACAAGGCTGGCTGACGCCGCCGATCCGCACCGCAGTGGGTTTTTTGGTCGGGATCGGATTATTAGGCTTAAGCGAATTTCGTTTTGCGCGCCGGTATGCCACCACGGCCAATGCATTGGACGCCGGCGCGATCGGCGTGCTGTTCGCCACCTGTTTCGCCGCGCACAGTCTGTGGTCGTTGCTTCCCAGTCTCCCGACGTTGCTGTTGATGGCGTTGATTACGGCCACGGCGGTGTTGCTCTCGCTGCGGCGTCATTCGCCGTTTATCGCCGGGCTGGGACTCCTCAGCGGCTTCGCGACGCCGGCTTTGCTCGCCTCCGGTGTGAATCGGCCGTTGTCGCTGTTCGGCTATTTGTTATTGCTGAACGTCGGTCTCGTGTTCGTCGCGGAGCGGAAACAATGGCGTTGGTTGACGACGTTGTGCCTTATCCTGACGACGGGATATCAATGGGGATGGGCGTGGAAATTTCTGGCCGCCAGTCCGTTGCCGCTCGCACTCGGCATTTTTCTGATCTTTCCGGTCGTGGCCGTCGCAGCGCGCGTGGCGGGACGCCGTTGGTGGCAACATGGTGCCGCGGTCTTCACTCAACAGACCGCCGTCTGCGCGATGCTGCCGGTCCTCTTCGCGCTCTATCTTGCCGCAACCCCGATGTACGGCGCGCGGTATGGACTCTTTTTCGGTTTTCTCGGCTGCCTTGCCGTCGGACTCGGCGTGGTGGCATGGCGCATCGGACCGACGTGGCTGCATTGGGTCGGTGGCGCCTCGACGCTCGGCGGTTGCGCGATCTGGTTGGGCGTCTCGTATGTCCCGGCCGCGTGGCCAACGGTGCTCGGCATGCTGCTCGGCTTCACGGCGTTCTATGCGTGGCTGCCGCGCGGCGCGATCATTGCGGCGCTGTTAGGGACGTGCGTCGCCGTGCTCCCGGCGGTGGATCCGGCCGTGGGCGACAGTGTAGCGTGGTGGGGCGCAGTGGCGGCGTGGCTGCTACTGGTCACCTGGGCCGCAGTGCGGCAAGCGGACCGGGCGGCGTATTGGGTCGCGGGCGCGGTGGCGTATCTGGCGCTCGGCATCTGGTCGCAGTGGTATGGGACGGTGGATCATTGCGCGACGCTGTTGCTCGCGTATGTGTTGACGGCACTTTATTATATTGCAGTGCCTGCCGGAGTGCGGCGTTGGCGACCCGCAGCCGTGTCAGTGTTGCAACACACCGAGTATATCGGATTGGCGAGCGGACTCCTGTTGTTGAGATTCGTCGCTACGGAGCCGGTGTTGACGGCCGATCCGGTGCCGTTTCTGGTGACGGCAACCGTATTGCTGGCCGCATGGGCGCTCGCGGCCCTCCAGTCCGCCGGCGGGGCGCTATTTGCGGCCGCGCTGTTCGTGGCCTTTGTGAGTCTGCTGGCGTGGATCAAGCCGCTCGCCGGGTCGCCATGGCCGACCGTCGCGCTGCTGCTGGGGACTGGTTACGCCGCGTTCGGATGCGTCGTGTATCGCGTCGCGGGGCGGATCGCGGCCCATGTTCCAGCGGCTGACGGGTCAGTGGCCTGGTCATCGTATCTGCTCGGGGCGGCCGGCGGTTGTGTGTTGGCCCAATTCGCGGTGGCGAGCGCGGCGCTCTGTCCCGGCGCGCCTCCGTTGTGGCTCTTCGCCGGCGCCGAGTTAGCGGCCATTATCCTGTTATTGGCGCTGGCGGTATGGTCGCGCCAACAGGTCTTGGCCGTGGTGGCCGTCGCCTCGACGGCGATCGCCACGGCAGTGTGGAAGTCCGCGATTGAGCCAGCTGCGGGATCCTATGTGGCGATCCTCACCGCGTACTATTTGGCGTTTGCGGTGTATCCGCTGCTGTGCGGGCGGGTGGCAGGTCGGGCGCTGAGTCCTGCGTTGGCGAGCGTGGCGGCGAGTGGACTCTATTTTCTCGCCGTGCGACGCGCAGTAGGCGAACTGGGGTGGGGGGCGTATATCGGCGTGCTCCCGCTCGCGCAGGCGGCGCTGTTGTTGGTCCAATTGCGGATGTGGTTGCAGTTGGAGCCGGCCGCGCCGCGCGATAACACGCGGTTGGCACTGGTGGCCGGCGCCGCGCTCGCGTTCCTGACCGTCGCGATCCCGCTGCAGCTCGATAAACAATGGATCACGATCGGCTGGGCGCTGCAAGGCGCCGCGCTCGCGTTGTTGTACGGCCGGATTCCGCATCGCGGACTCTTTTGGTGGGGGCTCGGATTGCTCGGCGCCGTCTTCGTGCGGCTGGTGTTGAATCGCGAAGTTTTCGCGTACTATCCGCGCAGTGCCGTGCCGATCCTTAACTGGTATTTGTATACGTATCTGTTGGCCGCAGGATCGTGTTTCGCGGCGAGTGTGGCCTGGCGACGCACTCACGATGTGGTGCGCGGCGCCGTCCGCGGGCGCGCGCTGGTTGCTGCGGCGGGCGCGGTGTTGCTGTTTCTGCTGCTGAACATTGAAGTCGCCGATTATTATTCGAGCGGGGCGACGATTACGTTCAATTTTTCCGGCTCGATCGCGCAGGACCTCAGCTACACGCTCGCGTGGGGTTGCTTCGCCGTCGCGTTGCTCGCGGCTGGGATCATGTTGCGCAATCGACCGACGCGCTTGACCGCGCTGGTGCTGATGACGGTGACGATCTTCAAAGGATTTCTCCACGACCTGTGGCGCTTGGGCGGGCTGTATCGCGTCGGCACGTTTGTCGGATTGGCCGTTTGCCTCGCGCTTGTGGCGCTCGCGTTACAACGGTTCGTATTGGTCCCGAAGCAGCGCGTGTCTCAGCAATAGCATTCCGATGGAGGATGTATGCGTTTCCGATTCCGTGTTGTCTTCAGTGTCGTGGTTGCGTGTCTGAGCAGCGGCGTGACTGCGCACGCGGCCATGTCGTCCGCCGTGCGATATGAACGTCCGCTGCAAATCGAGCACGCCGGGCCGCAGAAAATTGCGGTTGATGTGCCGTTGCTGAGCGGTGCCGCAGTCGGACTGCGCGACGTGCGTTTCTACGATGCCGCCGGCGCGGAGGTCCAGTATCTCGTGATCCCGCCGTCGGTCCCACGATCGGAATGGCGCGCCGCTCCAGCGCTGCCGATCGCCGCGACCAAGGAGCAGAGCGGATTTGAACTCGATCTCGGGGATTTGGTATTCGTGAACGCATTACGGATCGAAGGGATTGCGGCGCCGTTTTTGAAACGATGTCGGTTGGAGGGGAGCGGAGATCGGGCGCATTGGACGCTGCTGGTGGAAGAACAGAGTCTCTTCGACTTGCCCGCAGAGCAGTTGCAGCTGCTGACGCTGGAATTTCCGGCCGGCGAATTTCGGTATTTGCGCGTGACGTGGGATGACACCGCGAGTGCGCGGGTCTCGCCGCCAACGCAGACGTTCGTGCAGTTGCCGCTGCAGAAGGATGCGCCAGTTCCAGTGCATGTGCCGCTCGGCGTGGAGCGACACGAAGCGGTCCGCGGCACGAGTCGGTTTCGGCTGCGATTGCCGGGACCGCAGTTGCCGGTAGCGGCCATTGCGTTGACGGTGGCGGAAGCGACGCTGCTGCGCGACGCGCGCGTGACGGAGGCTTACTTTACCGGCGATCGGATCGTGCCGACGGAATTAGGACATGCGCAGCTCCGCAAGGTCCAACAGGGCGATGCGAGCGCGGCCGCGTTGACGATTCCGATCACGGATCCGCGCGAAACGGAGCTAGAGTTGGTCGTCGACGATGGCGATAATCCACCGTTGCAATTGATTGCGGCGATGGCCGTCTTAAAGCCGGTGCCATGGATTTATTTGGAGGCGGCCGCGCCGGGGACACTGATGGCGCGCTTCGGCGACTCGAAAGCGCTCGCTCCCAATTACGATTTGGAGGCGCGGCGCGAGGCGATCGATGCCGATCGGACGATTGCGGTGGTCTGGGGCGAACGGCGGGAGTTGGTCGTGGCCATGCCGCCCGCCGTGTCACCGGAAGTCGGCACGACGATCGGCGGTGCGCTGGCGACGACCGGATTTCGTTTCCAGCGCATGATCGACGACGTCGGTGCCGGCATGAATGCGTTGCGGATCGACTTGGCCGTGCTGGCGCATAGCCGGACAGCGGCGGAGTGGCGGATCGTCGATGCGAGCGGGCGACAAGTCCCGTATCTGTTGGAACAATTGGACGCGCCGCTCGCAGTTGCAATTGTGCCGCAGCGCATGGACATTGCCGCCGACGACGCGCGGCCGCATGTTTCGCGCTATGCCGTCGAGCTGCCGTACGCCTCGCTGCCTTCCGGGCATTTGGTCGTAGAGACTTCGGCGCGTGTGTTTCGGCGCTTCGTGCGCGTCGTCGCGGATCGCATGCCGCCGGATCCGCGTCAACGTTCACAGGAAATCGAAGTGGCGCGCTGGTTTTGGAGCCATGCCGATGCGGAAACCGCCGCGCCACCCGTGCGTTTGGCGTTACCTGCCGCGGTCGGGACGCAACGGATGACGCTCGAAATCGAAGAGGGCGACAACAGTCCGCTGCCGTTAACGGCGGTGCGTTTCGAAACGACGGCCTATCGCGTGCGCTTCTTTGCCGCGACGCCACAGCCGCTGCGCTTGTTGTATGGCAACGCCGCCGTACCAGCTCCCCATTACGATCTCGCGTTGCTCGCGGATGTCCTGATGGGACGCGCGGCCCACGAACCGCATTTGGCGCCGGAAGCGGAGGGCGGCGACGCGCGCAGCGTTTCCACCGCGCCGTCGATGTACCTCTTTTGGAGTGTCCTCATCGTGACCGCCCTCGGTTTGGCGTTGCTCTTCATCCGTTTGCTGCGGAAAAACGGGCCTCCCA
This is a stretch of genomic DNA from Deltaproteobacteria bacterium. It encodes these proteins:
- a CDS encoding DUF3999 family protein; its protein translation is MRFRFRVVFSVVVACLSSGVTAHAAMSSAVRYERPLQIEHAGPQKIAVDVPLLSGAAVGLRDVRFYDAAGAEVQYLVIPPSVPRSEWRAAPALPIAATKEQSGFELDLGDLVFVNALRIEGIAAPFLKRCRLEGSGDRAHWTLLVEEQSLFDLPAEQLQLLTLEFPAGEFRYLRVTWDDTASARVSPPTQTFVQLPLQKDAPVPVHVPLGVERHEAVRGTSRFRLRLPGPQLPVAAIALTVAEATLLRDARVTEAYFTGDRIVPTELGHAQLRKVQQGDASAAALTIPITDPRETELELVVDDGDNPPLQLIAAMAVLKPVPWIYLEAAAPGTLMARFGDSKALAPNYDLEARREAIDADRTIAVVWGERRELVVAMPPAVSPEVGTTIGGALATTGFRFQRMIDDVGAGMNALRIDLAVLAHSRTAAEWRIVDASGRQVPYLLEQLDAPLAVAIVPQRMDIAADDARPHVSRYAVELPYASLPSGHLVVETSARVFRRFVRVVADRMPPDPRQRSQEIEVARWFWSHADAETAAPPVRLALPAAVGTQRMTLEIEEGDNSPLPLTAVRFETTAYRVRFFAATPQPLRLLYGNAAVPAPHYDLALLADVLMGRAAHEPHLAPEAEGGDARSVSTAPSMYLFWSVLIVTALGLALLFIRLLRKNGPPKPAAG